CACTTCACACACCAATGGTACAAAGATCCAACACCAATGATCAATAACAAAACACCACACATGCAGGATTGCATTTCTGTGACAAATCACGCACTTCATgcaccaacaatgacaaaacaaTCTGGGCACCACTCTGCGGGATGAAAAAACTTGCCTCTTTACTCCTTTGTGGTGAAGATGAGAGCAATAAGTCAATGTTGTCTGCGCTATAACTTTTACTCATTGTGGATTTCTCGGGGGACTCAGTGTCGTCGGCAAAATGCACCTGAAAGGCACAACAATGTTATGATATGGGCTTCAACAGTCTGATCACCCCCTTAACTTTGCCAATCTTGGAATAATCTTACTGCTGTGAATGATGGGTGGATCCACAGTACACTGTGAACAGGTAAAATGAAGCAAACCAAAACCACATGTAAATTTTAGCATGGGCATTAACACAAGACAAGCTTTTCGAAATGTTGGCAGTGTCATATGATGTGAGAATTCAAGACGTACTGTAGTCATCGGACATGAGCAGCCTGATTTGGAATGAAATACCCTACGACCTCTCACAAATGTCATCGGACTCTATGCATTATTTCGTctcataatttattttcatttccagttttaagtttcattttcacttgggTTCTGATGACCAATCTGCTGTGGGGATAGGAATATCCTGCGTGACAATGAAAAAAACATATCAGCACACGTTTGATCAGCATACACCCCTTGACAGATCTGTTGGTTcattttctgaaaaactgacatgagcttctttcatttaaaacacataaatgaataaatcaGAGTCCGACCCATTCAACGTGTGTACAGGGCTCAGGAGTGCATCCAAAAAATGGAGAAACAAGATGTCAGCATCAGTGGTCATTCAGAGCTAAATAAATGAGCCACTTGCTAAAGAAAGCCCTGTGCAAGAAAATTTCACTGATCTCACATACTGGTACATGACTCGGCTGATGCAAATAAATCTccacaaatttcaaattgactCAAAGATTGTCCCAATATCCTATTTGTTACTTTGCAGTGATACGGTAATTCACCTTACTGTAGCTTTGTTGAAATGCAGTACCACTTGCTAAATATAGCATATAAAATGATTCTATTCTGTAAACATACAGTAATATGTTTACTCTCTTTTCTGTCTTTTAGGATCAAACTTTGCTACACCCTCTaaaaagaatttgaaattaacagtgttctccacagcttggaaaaacCAGGAACaatcaatttacaaaaaaatgaacaatttgcatatttcttttgttgtgaaagtgtattcttttgtatggtgattaacatatgaatagactgTCCTCAAAACAGAGGGGTGGCCGATCCCCAAAAATCCTCTTGCGGAGAACCCTGTACTATAACAATTATGATAACAGAAGTCCCGTCGTAATATTACCCTTACTTCAAACAAATCTATGATCACAGTAGTAGGAAGCAGCTTTagatttctttctgtttttcaaaaatatttccaaaaaCTGAAAAGAACCGGCGTCTTCCTCGTTCCTCAGCCAACaactcaaaataatatccataaaTGATACGTGCAAATCATGAGTGACGTGATTGTGTATACAAACCCTTCGTCTGACGGTGGTTGCCTTGATATCTCCATTTCCAATGTTGGGTGCTTGCGCTTCACTTTGCTGTGGTTTCCCTTCTGTACTGATTGATGCGTTGGCATCCACGTCCTCCTCGATTTCCACTGTTTCCTGATATTCTCTGGGAGGGGTGGGTACGTACACCCATTCATATGTATCCTGGGTGGCAAGCATTCAGGGGGAAAAAGTCACAGCGAGGCCTTATTAATGCCTAACCTTGTATCATAATTGCTGCATGCCAACTGAAGTCAGAACAACGCACTGCAAGTTACAAATAATCACGAGGGATAGCCTTGTCTATGGGTATTTTCACTCTACTGGCAGTACAAAGGGCGTTGTTGGTATACTGACTGCATTTGAATATGTGGTCATACAGGTCAAACGGTTTGACCGGAGTCTTGCTGCCCGTGGGCGTACTTTCACTTTCAAGCCTTTCCCTCATGTGGAAAAATTTTGTACAGCATTTGTGGGActcatttcaacatatttcatcCACAGAAATGCTTTTGATTCATTTTATAAACATTTCTGGAtttgtttttatacaaatacatgcatacatgaagATACATTGTGAGCAggtatacatgtatgatacaaGTTAACAAAAAACCGGTAAAAAGCAACTCAAATATCTTTGCTTGcagtaaaattatgataaagGTTTGTTTGCTAAAAGCACTTATAAGgacaaaattttattacaagaACCATAAAATATCTGGTTTTGGGAACAATTCTACAGTAACAGATTGGGGAAGGGTTCGGACAACCTCGACAAGAGTGCATCGAAGCTTTGCCAGCATAAGTATGAAATTACTGAGAGCTAAATTTATGCTGAATGTTGTCACTTACTGTCCCTCCCATGTATGGTGGTAGAGTGTCCTTGGCAATGACCTCTTGAATGTTGCCTTTGCCGGCAAAACGGACCCTCTTCCTGGCTTCCTCCGAAAGCCAGTTCTGGATCACTTTCCAAGCAGCTACGATAAAAGATGAGAAAAGAGTCTTCATTGATTGTAAATACAGTGATTAATGTATGATATGGAATAGCCAGTAACAAGACCATGTTTTGATGCTATCCTAATGATCTCGGAGTAAAACTTGGGCCTATAAAGGCCTCTACAATTTGAAATGGGTTCAGATGATTAACCTATTCGTCCCAATTtcactgtaaacaggtccaatcACCAgagataacaatgggtttgggtcaaaccacggtggtgaaagggtgaagATTGATGGATTATCAGAGTCATGATTTGCATTGTATTCAAGACATTACCGTACATCTTAAATGCATACAAAATCAGAAGACTTTGTGGTGAAGTTGAGAAAAACCAACATTTTTGATTATATAAATACTGTGCGTTTTTTTCAGGGTTCCATCTTTGCAATCTGCTGAAATCAAGATGAACAATCTGAAGatctttaaattttcattgtaGACCAGAATTTGTACTCACCGTTCAAAATCCACGGCATTTCATAAATCAGCATCACAGCTGCAACAGAGCACACAGTGTAACAGCTTATTTTTATCCATAAAGTTAATATTAAAGTGAACGATTTTCTTCATCAAAAGtcatgaaataatgcaatagatTAGCTCAGAAAAGATGGCAGTATCAGAACCTTTGGACTCAGGGGAATGAATCGATTTGAGATGTGCTTGGGGAAACTAGCAAATAACCAGTCtttgattttctgaaaattaaaTTCCTTCATCATGATGTGACTTGTAAAATCAAATTTAGTGTTCTCAGTTGAAAGACACATACATCTATGACTTACCTAACATGCTTGGATAGTAAAATTTGAAGCTTGTAATAATGAACTTGACCATTTCAAGGTCCTGTGAACGAAACAAACATAAATTAAGTACTGAAGTaatgaaatattacatgtacaaggaaatttttgtgaagaaaAGCATTTTGAAAAGATTTGTCAGAGATACTGACAGTATGCATGGAATTTCATAAGACTTTaaagttttcattatttttatgcaaTAAATGAACACTTCTTCGAATCTATATTTGGTTGAGAAAATTGAAGTAACAAGAATGTTGAAAGAAATGGCTCTGCCAGGGATTTTGACCCATTGTGTATACTTATAGGAAATTGTGCAGAGAGCTATAGTATACCAATGAGTGCTGTCTGCatatttacagacaaaacaaataCAATCTTCTTTCCTTGCCTTGTTGTTCACTGCTACATCTAAGGGAGTGTCTTGCAACATAACACAAACAGATTCACTGAGTTTTGTAAGATATGTACGGAATGAACTTGTAaatctgtaaatttacaaattgtatAACTCGTAAGTATCAGAGCTATGAAAGCAGGGATAACTTGGATAACACAAAGTGATATGAAGACTTTATAAAATCTTGTGAGGCTAAAATTGATAGATACATCAGTCAGAACTAAGTACACGTTAATGGCTCACCATGTTCTGAAGGCCAGTCTGAGTAGCATCTTGTAGTACAGTGACTTTCTCACCGGGATACTCGATGCTAAACTTCTCCAACCAGTAAATCAAGAGCTTTTTCGTCAGCAGTTGTCTTTTGGCGTCTTTCTTGTACTTCCTTCCGATGAACCACACTGCATAAAATAAAGTAGAGTACAACATGTACATAATTCTTGACAGGTCAGACCACAGACGGTGGGTGATGTGGAATCTATGGTCAGACACAGTTTggtttgaaaacagaaaaaagttaCAGATTTTGAAACAGATTCTATAATGGGTTATCATTTACATTGTACATCATGTTATTAGCTGAAGTTAATGCTACGCTATGCCGGCACAGTACTTACAAATGTGATTTCCCTCTTTATCTCTTCCATACGGATACATCCCTCCTGATTCCAACAAATCCTGTGGAAAGGACTCTTCACTGATATCTGTTGAACATAAGTCAAATTAACATCACGCCATGAGGGAAAATGGACttctgcatgtacatgtatattcaatGTGACACTTGCACAAAAATTATATTAAGTTGTTTAAATCTGGCAGTGTTTACCTTTCTCCATTCTGAAGAGAATCAAGTCACTTTGTATCTTATCCTGTTTTGTTTCATTCTAATGCACTTGACTCCATATAGTACACATACTGTACATGAGTGGTACTCCTTCAGGAGTTCAAAAGTCAAATACCCTGCCCTTTTCTCTGCGGcatgtttcaatttcaaaacatgAGAGAGACACAGAGCACATGTACATAGCGACATCAGACTTTTTATTGAGACCCACAGGTAGGTAAATGTTATTGGTGTTCCCATGCCATTTCATCAGGGCTGCCCGTTCTACTTCGGTACAGCCATATTAATGTAGTTCTACCGTAAAATCATTGATCTCTTCATCTTCCCAAAAGTGCTTTGTAGAACACCTTACAAACACAGAGACAAATATATAAATCaacatgaataattaacatctTTTTCTTATTCGTTTTTGTAACTTACCATAAACTGCAAACTCTTTCCTGAATTTCAAACACTCGTGCATGATTTCCAGTGACACATCGTAGTTGCCCTTCGTGTGCTTCAAGAAAAGCTTGACGTAGAAGTCATCGCTTCTGACTCTCTCCACATCCCTGTCATCATAAACACCTTTAGAAATATCCtctgaaaattaaataaaaaaagaacATACTAGTAACCTGTCACTTGATTGAAAATTTAAACTTAACATGTTGCTTGCACTTTGCAGAAATTGTGTGTCAAACAATATTATGCTTTCAAAACATGACTTATATGGTAGTACACATGTATACTGACAGCTGTCTACGGACTTGCTCACCTGCATGGGTCTCTAGAAACtgatttctcaattctgaaaaCCTTCCTGTAAACTCCTAGAAGAGATAAAGATAGGCACATATTCAGCTTGTGTATGTACAAGGCCACTAAACTACCTACAGCATGGAATAAATTAAAAGTTCTCTGTGACAGATACTCTGACGCACATATTCAAACTGGTTCTGTATTTCCCAataataaacacctattgcctggtcatgagggctatagcgcccgtctattaccccgaggggccatgtgttaccagaaacacatcgctattccccgaggccgtaggccgaggggtatagcgatgtgtttctggtaacacgcggccacgaggggtaatagacgagcgctatagcccgaataaagaccaggctataggtgttttataacacaccacatgctcattttgtattgttatatagtttttattgtgttttgatattttgcactgcAACAATCCACTGTGACAAGTtcactgggcgatgtttccacagtgGTTTCatttgtacgtggtaccactttctttcaaaaaatattctaaacatacctagcgacatccttttccgtcgatgagctgttcaagttcctacgctgttggaatgttggaaaatgtacgaaaatctgttttacagaatgtgtcgtcacctatcccggacgcacatcacgttctagtcacccgccattgttgcaaagctgcagacgacactacggtcacgtgaccgggcactctcccatatttggtcagaactatttccctagggaaatagcttttcaaaaaatgcccTCTGACATCACTTTTGTCTATCCGAttgggactagacgtatctattttctcgtcacgtgacgtattctggtgAATCGCGACacagaatgagcatgtggcgtgttataatacaAACTACTTTTGTATGAACATACTATTTATACCTACATATGAGTGATTTAACCATTGCCTTTGATGAGGGGGTGCTAGTCATCAGATCTACCTGCTGAGCATACTTACATATTTGATAGCTTGTTGTTCCTGACAACATGAATAGGTGTGTAACATACACAGTTTAGAGTACATTCGCACTCATGTgacagtcaaaggtcaaatttatCCCTGGTATCCTGGTTACTAAAAATAGCCGTGAGATGCGAGTCAGCAtcactttcactttcagtttcaGAGTGTATACACAGCAGTATCTATAAATCATGTTTTATGACTTCAGAATTTCCCTTGCCATCAAAGACCTTTACAGATACGGAAAAAACATCTGTGAATGGCAAAATACACTGCAAAGATCCACTTGATGAATCAGCAGTGTTTAAAGAATCCTCTGCTTCCTAGTCCCAATATAGATACAGCAATTATGCTTGAAATTATGCCGTTTACAGCCCTCATGAGACCGTAGACAGTAGGTTTCCCTACTGTCTATTATGAACCATAAGAATCGTTTTTTCAACATCCAAGTACTCAACCCTTTATTAATATTTCTCTAATGATGATAAATGTTCATTATGGTAATTCAGTATCTCTGTGGTTTTGATAGCCTTCTGAATAGACCCTCTCACTCCAGGGGCTATGCTTTCTGCAAGCTCTTCAATTGCTGAATATGCTGCCCTACCATCCACTTCCCCAATATACCGGTATCTGTTGTATCATGGAGCAAGGAGCTAACCCCCCCAACCCCCCAACCCCCACCCCGCCCTCCTAAATGCATGGAGACATGGTTCCACCACC
This DNA window, taken from Ptychodera flava strain L36383 chromosome 4, AS_Pfla_20210202, whole genome shotgun sequence, encodes the following:
- the LOC139131245 gene encoding motile sperm domain-containing protein 2-like isoform X1, with the protein product MAEVSSGEEFTGRFSELRNQFLETHAEDISKGVYDDRDVERVRSDDFYVKLFLKHTKGNYDVSLEIMHECLKFRKEFAVYDISEESFPQDLLESGGMYPYGRDKEGNHILWFIGRKYKKDAKRQLLTKKLLIYWLEKFSIEYPGEKVTVLQDATQTGLQNMDLEMVKFIITSFKFYYPSMLAVMLIYEMPWILNAAWKVIQNWLSEEARKRVRFAGKGNIQEVIAKDTLPPYMGGTDTYEWVYVPTPPREYQETVEIEEDVDANASISTEGKPQQSEAQAPNIGNGDIKATTVRRRVHFADDTESPEKSTMSKSYSADNIDLLLSSSPQRSKETSAQQSSSHHARPRRHRRSSESNQGPLLTISPGEELVFTSHEHNKEASAVISLTNNTQGLVAFKVKTTAPEIFRVRPSAGPIAAGQSVDVNVNLHAGHEYTLRKEKFLVLSTQVQDSVKSTTALQAFWKQVPSSSVVEHRLRCSYRVVPDPSKEPAKKPADIESLQIEVTRLTSKLEQLVDHNITIERRLGSILKLLRLFVIAGILLFLLAIYYHLHFFSLLTEAGRGMRSTEGASTTARSHEPQTENILSDPSVRMGLSGQ
- the LOC139131245 gene encoding motile sperm domain-containing protein 2-like isoform X2, which produces MAEVSSGEEFTGRFSELRNQFLETHAEDISKGVYDDRDVERVRSDDFYVKLFLKHTKGNYDVSLEIMHECLKFRKEFAVYDISEESFPQDLLESGGMYPYGRDKEGNHILWFIGRKYKKDAKRQLLTKKLLIYWLEKFSIEYPGEKVTVLQDATQTGLQNMDLEMVKFIITSFKFYYPSMLAVMLIYEMPWILNAAWKVIQNWLSEEARKRVRFAGKGNIQEVIAKDTLPPYMGGTDTYEWVYVPTPPREYQETVEIEEDVDANASISTEGKPQQSEAQAPNIGNGDIKATTVRRRTSAQQSSSHHARPRRHRRSSESNQGPLLTISPGEELVFTSHEHNKEASAVISLTNNTQGLVAFKVKTTAPEIFRVRPSAGPIAAGQSVDVNVNLHAGHEYTLRKEKFLVLSTQVQDSVKSTTALQAFWKQVPSSSVVEHRLRCSYRVVPDPSKEPAKKPADIESLQIEVTRLTSKLEQLVDHNITIERRLGSILKLLRLFVIAGILLFLLAIYYHLHFFSLLTEAGRGMRSTEGASTTARSHEPQTENILSDPSVRMGLSGQ